GACGAATCCGGCGTACACGCTGCAGGGATTCAAGACTGCGTATCGTGTCGTCGCGACGGACGCTCAGCAAGGTCCGACGCTTGCCGACTACGCGGCAAAAACGCTCAAGGTGAAAACGGTTGCGATCGTCGACGACTCGACCGCCTACGGTCAGGGACTTGCGGTCGAATTCGAGAAACAGGCGAAGGCGGACGGCATCACGGTGTTGTCCCATGACGCGAGCACCGACAAGGCGGTCGATTTCCGCGCGATTCTCACGAAAATCAAAGGCGAAAAGCCCGACGCAATCATGTACGGTGGACTTGACGGCACGGGCGGCCCGTTCGCGAAGCAGGCGAAGCAACTCGGCATTACGGTGAAAGTGCTGGCCGGCGACGGCTTATGTGCCGACGATCTCGCGAAACTGGCCGGCGACGCATCCGATAACGTGGTCTGCTCGATTGCCGGTGCGCCGCTGCTGAAAATGGCCGAAGGACCGGCTTTTGTCGAACGTTACAAGAAGCGTTTCGGCTATGCGCCGGTCTTGAATTCACCGTTCGCGTACGACGCGGTCGGCGTTATCGTCGCTGCGATGAAGCGCGCGCAATCGACCGACTCCGCGAAGATTCTCGCCGCGATGCCGGCCACCGACTACCACGGCGTGCTCGGTGAAACGCAGTTCGATTCGAAAGGCGATCTGCGGCACGGCGTCATTTCGCTGTACAAATATGTTGGAGGCAGACAGACGTTACTGGGCGTCGTGGCGAAGTAGTCGGGTTTTAGCAGCCTTTTTGTTTCCCTT
The sequence above is drawn from the Paraburkholderia sprentiae WSM5005 genome and encodes:
- a CDS encoding branched-chain amino acid ABC transporter substrate-binding protein — its product is MATVGILATLAAAAMGVARADEMVKIGEAAPVTGPASYLGKDTENGARLAIEEINQSGLMIGGRKVTLVFDAQDDAGDPRQATQVAQKLADDKVVAVVGHMQSGSTIPASKIYNDAGIVQVSPSATNPAYTLQGFKTAYRVVATDAQQGPTLADYAAKTLKVKTVAIVDDSTAYGQGLAVEFEKQAKADGITVLSHDASTDKAVDFRAILTKIKGEKPDAIMYGGLDGTGGPFAKQAKQLGITVKVLAGDGLCADDLAKLAGDASDNVVCSIAGAPLLKMAEGPAFVERYKKRFGYAPVLNSPFAYDAVGVIVAAMKRAQSTDSAKILAAMPATDYHGVLGETQFDSKGDLRHGVISLYKYVGGRQTLLGVVAK